A genomic window from Camelus ferus isolate YT-003-E chromosome 9, BCGSAC_Cfer_1.0, whole genome shotgun sequence includes:
- the PSMA5 gene encoding proteasome subunit alpha type-5 isoform X2: MEPSSIEKIVEIDAHIGCAMSGLIADAKTLIDKARVETQNHWFTYNETMTVESVTQAVSNLALQFGEEDADPGAMSRPFGVALLFGGVDEKGPQLFHMDPSGTFVQCDARAIGSASEGAQSSLQEVYHKSMTLKEAIKSSLIILKQVMEEKLNATNIELATVQPGQNFHMFTKEELEEVIKDI; encoded by the exons ATGGAGCCAAGCAGCATTGAGAAGATTGTAGAGATTGATGCTCACATAG GTTGTGCCATGAGTGGGCTAATTGCTGATGCTAAGACTTTAATTGATAAAGCCAGAGTGGAGACACAG aACCATTGGTTCACCTACAATGAGACCATGACAGTGGAGAGTGTGACCCAGGCTGTGTCAAACCTGGCCCTACAGTTTGGAGAAGAAGATGCAGATCCAGGTGCCATG TCTCGTCCCTTTGGAGTAGCACTCTTGTTTGGAGGAGTTGATGAAAAAGGACCCCAGCT GTTTCATATGGATCCATCTGGAACCTTTGTACAATGTGATGCTCGAGCAATTGGCTCTGCTTCAGAGGGTGCCCAGAGCTCCTTGCAAGAAGTTTACCACAAG TCTATGACACTGAAAGAAGCTATCAAGTCTTCACTCATAATCCTCAAACAAGTAATGGAGGAGAAGCTGAATGCAACTAACATAgag CTAGCCACAGTGCAGCCTGGCCAGAATTTCCACATGTTCACAAAGGAAGAACTTGAAGAGGTTATCAAGGACATTTAA